From Lolium perenne isolate Kyuss_39 chromosome 5, Kyuss_2.0, whole genome shotgun sequence, a single genomic window includes:
- the LOC127304610 gene encoding uncharacterized protein, translated as MEASEAWKALFRNRIVEAHGHLNTIVWKIGNARGSLAGPVRAPATEATRARIDLAQRSLDDASSDIATASVLMASAEELALRGGAAAPWYPLPSVGHLPHHTADKQRRASRRLQEARLYAVTAYLAVEQCCVHVLGLRLLLDRPLLPGVDDLLDAERRNAFDLLKDLMVTANDCVSLVMSARKELPGG; from the coding sequence ATGGAGGCGTCGGAGGCGTGGAAGGCGCTGTTCCGGAACCGGATCGTGGAAGCGCACGGCCACCTCAACACGATCGTCTGGAAGATCGGCAACGCTCGGGGGAGCCTCGCGGGGCCGGTGCGCGCGCCCGCCACCGAGGCCACTCGCGCCAGGATCGACCTCGCGCAGCGGTCCCTCGATGACGCGTCCAGCGACATCGCCACCGCGTCGGTCCTGATGGCGAGCGCCGAGGAGCTCGCGCtccgcggcggcgccgccgcccccTGGTACCCGCTGCCCAGCGTCGGCCACCTCCCCCACCACACGGCCGACAAGCAGCGGCGCGCCTCGCGGAGGCTCCAGGAGGCCAGGCTGTACGCGGTCACGGCGTACCTCGCCGTGGAGCAGTGCTGCGTCCACGTGCTCGGCCTCCGCCTCCTGCTGGACCGCCCGCTCCTCCCCGGCGTGGACGACCTCCTCGACGCAGAGCGCCGCAACGCCTTCGACCTCCTCAAGGACCTGATGGTCACGGCCAACGACTGCGTTTCGCTGGTCATGAGCGCCCGCAAGGAGTTGCCCGGCGGTTAG